One window of Medicago truncatula cultivar Jemalong A17 chromosome 2, MtrunA17r5.0-ANR, whole genome shotgun sequence genomic DNA carries:
- the LOC25487962 gene encoding leucine-rich repeat extensin-like protein 3, with protein sequence MDSNKVLIALLTLVLLFHYSLTESTTLSHNHHRHLNKEEKQEQEQELSVQRRGSGVRRSLRCDPFYLYLYGYCGQWPFPTYRSPNNPFDQTPPPFRYFPRPPRLIPPPLVPSPPPPVVFQPPLIIPPPMPLIFSPPPSPWWISSPPPPQPWWYSPSPPPPSPDPIPWYIQAPPPPPPEPIPWYIPAPPPPLV encoded by the coding sequence ATGGATTCAAACAAAGTACTAATAGCTCTACTAACCCTTGTTTTGCTCTTTCATTACTCTCTTACTGAAAGTACAACACTTTCTCATAACCATCATAGACACctaaacaaagaagaaaaacaagaacaagaacaagaattgAGTGTACAAAGAAGAGGAAGTGGGGTAAGAAGAAGCTTAAGGTGTGACCCATTTTACCTATATCTATATGGATATTGTGGACAGTGGCCTTTTCCTACTTACCGTTCACCAAACAATCCATTTGATCAAACACCACCCCCCTTTCGTTACTTTCCACGCCCCCCACGACTTATCCCTCCACCTTTAgttccatcaccaccacctCCTGTTGTCTTTCAACCGCCTTTAATAATTCCACCGCCAATGCCTTTAATATTTTCTCCTCCACCATCTCCATGGTGGATATCATCGCCACCACCTCCGCAACCATGGTGGTActcaccatcaccaccaccaccatctccTGATCCTATACCATGGTATATTCAAgctccaccaccacctcctcccGAACCTATACC